One genomic segment of Nothobranchius furzeri strain GRZ-AD chromosome 10, NfurGRZ-RIMD1, whole genome shotgun sequence includes these proteins:
- the LOC107374181 gene encoding olfactory receptor 1E16-like, which yields MDLFNSALGRNITFTRPAYFIISGFTGIPYMQYYYVFLCFVYIASVFGNTLVMVLIYLDHNLRTPKYVAVFNLALVDLLSSTSQVPKVLDIFLFNHFTIPYLDCLMFFFFSYFFLSLQSLNLVALSYDRVVAIMYPLHYQTKVTNRFMLSLIACFWVFVTIAVLTAVGLLTRLSFCNSVVINSYFCDHGQIYRLACNDAFPSFAISYVLPFLLLWLPFAIILFSYLCIGYSLAKVALSQERRKALKTCSAHISLVIMYFIPILMTFTIGAQVHPNARILNLSLASVLPPMLNPIIYVLQTQEIKSSMKKIFKIIWHSRITVK from the coding sequence ATGGACCTTTTCAACTCTGCTCTTGGCAGAAATATTACCTTTACCCGTCCTGCATATTTCATAATCAGTGGATTTACTGGCATTCCTTATATGCAGTATTACTATGTTTTTCTCTGCTTTGTCTATATCGCTTCAGTCTTTGGAAACACACTAGTGATGGTTCTGATCTACCTGGATCATAACCTCAGAACTCCTAaatatgttgcagtttttaatctTGCACTTGTGGATCTTTTAAGTAGCACTTCTCAGGTGCCGAAGGTGCTCGACATCTTTTTGTTTAACCACTTTACCATCCCCTACCTTGACTGCTTGATGTTCTTTTTTTTCAGCTACTTTTTCCTCTCACTCCAGTCTCTTAACCTGGTTGCTCTCTCCTACGACCGGGTGGTGGCTATCATGTATCCTCTGCATTATCAAACAAAGGTTACAAACAGATTTATGCTAAGTTTGATAGCTTGTTTCTGGGTGTTTGTTACAATTGCCGTTTTGACAGCAGTTGGTCTTCTCACACGACTCTCCTTCTGTAATTCAGTGGTGATTAACAGCTATTTCTGTGATCATGGTCAGATATACAGGCTAGCGTGCAATGATGCTTTTCCGAGTTTTGCCATCAGCTATGTGCTTCCATTTCTTCTTCTTTGGCTTCCATTTGCAATCATCTTGTTTAGTTATCTTTGTATTGGCTACTCTTTGGCTAAAGTTGCATTAAGTCAAGAAAGGAGAAAGGCACTTAAAACTTGCTCAGCTCACATTTCATTAGTGATTATGTATTTTATTCCTATTTTAATGACATTTACTATTGGTGCACAAGTACATCCCAATGCCAGGATATTAAACCTGTCTCTTGCCTCAGTTTTACCTCCCATGTTAAATCCAATTATTTATGTTTTACAAACACAAGAAATCAAAAGCTCAATgaagaaaatatttaaaataatatgGCATTCTAGAATCACGGTGAAGTGA